A genome region from Hydrogenoanaerobacterium saccharovorans includes the following:
- a CDS encoding ABC transporter ATP-binding protein, whose amino-acid sequence MLGTLLKVNDVHIDFNTDYGVIQAVRGVSFELNAGETLAIVGESGCGKSVLCKSIARILPHSGLIREGNVYFNGIDLTLLSPKEMNRIRGKEIAMVFQDAFSALDPTCTIGSQIIEAIRIHEKISRNEAKRRAIQLLGQVEIDSPQQRLTQYPHQFSGGMCQRVVLAIALACGPKLLIADEPTTALDGTIQAQILKLIKNLQKTTKAATLFITHDLSVAAQIAQRIAVMYAGKIVEIGTTQEIFGNPRHPYTWALMSSLPANSPNKQPLRSIPGLPPNLLHPPCGDAFAARNAYALAIDYKQEPPLFQVSNTHFAATWLLDPRAPEITPPISIGQNNNRRGEPNE is encoded by the coding sequence ATGTTGGGTACATTGCTGAAAGTAAATGATGTGCACATTGATTTTAATACCGATTACGGTGTTATACAAGCAGTACGCGGTGTTTCATTTGAACTAAACGCGGGCGAAACCCTAGCCATTGTGGGTGAATCGGGTTGCGGCAAAAGCGTACTGTGCAAAAGCATTGCACGTATATTGCCCCACTCAGGCTTAATCAGAGAGGGGAATGTCTACTTTAACGGCATAGATTTGACGCTTCTCTCCCCCAAAGAAATGAATCGCATTCGAGGTAAAGAAATAGCCATGGTGTTTCAAGATGCATTCTCGGCACTCGATCCAACTTGTACCATCGGCTCTCAGATTATCGAGGCAATCCGCATCCATGAAAAAATCAGCCGCAATGAAGCAAAAAGGCGTGCTATACAGCTGCTTGGACAGGTAGAGATTGACTCCCCTCAGCAGCGGTTAACGCAGTATCCGCATCAATTTTCGGGCGGGATGTGCCAACGAGTTGTACTCGCCATTGCATTGGCGTGCGGCCCTAAACTGCTGATTGCAGACGAACCCACCACCGCATTGGACGGTACCATTCAAGCGCAAATTTTAAAGCTTATAAAAAATTTGCAAAAAACAACGAAAGCAGCTACCCTCTTTATCACCCATGATTTAAGCGTTGCCGCACAAATTGCACAGCGCATAGCGGTGATGTATGCAGGTAAAATCGTAGAAATCGGTACAACGCAAGAGATTTTTGGCAACCCCCGTCACCCTTATACGTGGGCACTGATGTCGTCGCTGCCGGCTAACAGCCCCAACAAGCAGCCATTACGCAGTATACCCGGTTTGCCCCCCAATTTGCTGCACCCACCTTGCGGGGATGCTTTTGCAGCACGCAATGCCTATGCACTTGCAATTGATTATAAGCAAGAGCCGCCATTGTTTCAGGTTAGTAACACACATTTCGCTGCTACCTGGCTGCTCGACCCGCGAGCCCCTGAAATAACACCACCCATCAGTATTGGGCAAAACAACAACCGCAGAGGTGAACCGAATGAATGA